A DNA window from Ornithobacterium rhinotracheale DSM 15997 contains the following coding sequences:
- the miaB gene encoding tRNA (N6-isopentenyl adenosine(37)-C2)-methylthiotransferase MiaB produces the protein MFEEKVIDETRQGEVYQAEGKKGDRKLFLESYGCQMNFSDSEIVASILSKEGFSTTNVLEEADLILLNTCSIREKAEQTVRKRLNQFNAIKKTNPKLLVGVLGCMAERLKDKFLEEEHIVDLVVGPDAYRDLPNLLQELEDGRSAVNVILSKDETYADLSPVRLGGNGVTAFVSITRGCDNMCTFCVVPFTRGRERSRDPHSIIKECKELWENGYKEVTLLGQNVDSYLWYGGGLKKDFKNATEMQKATAVSFANLLDMVATEVPGMRIRFSTSNPQDMTLDVLHVMAKHNNICKYIHLPVQSGSTSVLKRMNRQHTREEYIELVDNIRKIVPDCALSHDMIAGFCDETEEEHQDTLSLMEHVKYDFGYMFAYSDRPGTPAHKKMDDNVPEEVKKRRLREIIDLQQKHSKERMDSYLNKVHEVLIEGNSKKSDDEWYGRTTQNTVVVFPKTGNEKVGDFVNVLVKDCTSATLLGERI, from the coding sequence ATGTTTGAAGAAAAAGTAATAGACGAAACAAGGCAAGGAGAAGTATATCAGGCTGAAGGAAAAAAAGGCGATAGAAAGCTTTTTCTTGAAAGTTATGGTTGCCAGATGAACTTTTCTGACTCAGAAATTGTGGCTTCTATTTTAAGTAAAGAAGGATTTTCTACGACCAATGTGTTGGAAGAAGCAGATTTAATTTTGCTAAATACTTGCTCAATTCGTGAAAAAGCTGAACAAACAGTGCGTAAACGCTTAAACCAGTTCAATGCGATCAAGAAGACAAATCCCAAACTTTTGGTGGGCGTGTTGGGCTGCATGGCGGAACGCTTAAAAGATAAATTCCTTGAAGAAGAGCATATTGTGGACTTGGTTGTAGGTCCCGATGCGTATCGTGATTTGCCTAATTTATTGCAAGAATTAGAAGATGGTCGTTCGGCGGTAAATGTAATTTTGTCTAAAGACGAAACTTATGCAGATTTAAGCCCTGTTCGTTTAGGCGGAAATGGCGTAACGGCGTTTGTTTCCATCACGCGTGGTTGCGACAATATGTGTACTTTTTGCGTTGTGCCGTTTACCCGCGGTCGTGAACGAAGCAGAGACCCGCATTCAATCATCAAAGAATGCAAAGAATTATGGGAAAATGGCTACAAGGAAGTTACCCTTTTGGGGCAAAATGTAGATAGCTACTTGTGGTATGGTGGCGGATTGAAGAAAGACTTTAAAAACGCGACCGAAATGCAAAAAGCAACTGCCGTGAGTTTTGCTAATTTGCTAGACATGGTAGCGACCGAGGTGCCAGGAATGCGTATAAGATTTAGTACATCAAACCCACAGGATATGACGCTAGATGTGTTGCATGTTATGGCTAAACACAACAATATTTGCAAATACATTCACTTGCCAGTTCAGTCGGGAAGTACCAGCGTTTTGAAACGAATGAATCGTCAGCACACTAGAGAGGAATACATAGAATTGGTAGATAACATCAGAAAAATTGTTCCAGATTGTGCTTTATCTCATGATATGATTGCAGGATTCTGTGATGAGACCGAGGAGGAACATCAAGATACGCTTTCGCTAATGGAGCATGTGAAGTACGATTTTGGGTATATGTTTGCCTATTCAGATCGCCCAGGAACGCCTGCACACAAGAAAATGGACGACAATGTGCCTGAGGAAGTAAAAAAACGCCGTCTTCGCGAAATCATAGATTTACAACAGAAACATTCCAAAGAAAGAATGGATTCTTATTTAAACAAAGTGCACGAAGTCTTGATTGAAGGTAATTCTAAAAAAAGCGATGACGAGTGGTATGGTCGCACCACACAAAACACCGTGGTAGTATTCCCAAAAACGGGCAATGAAAAAGTGGGAGATTTTGTAAATGTTTTGGTGAAAGATTGTACTTCGGCAACATTATTGGGCGAGAGAATCTAA
- a CDS encoding sigma-54 interaction domain-containing protein, whose amino-acid sequence MAESLQAIKQRFGIIGNNPNLNMAIERAMQVANTDISVLITGESGVGKEFFPKIIHALSLRKHNTYIAVNCGAIPEGTIDSELFGHEKGAFTGATQTRKGYFEEADGGTIFLDEVGELPLHTQVRLLRVLETGEFMKVGSSNVQKTNVRIVAATNVNVLDAVQKGKFREDLYYRLNTVEIKVPALRERPEDIPLLFRKFAIDFAEKYRRPVVKLTPQAEITLSHYAWPGNVRQLRNFAEEVSVVETREEVGAEEINKFLPTNSIVPVKSGFGEGENDFSNERELLYKFLFDMKKDLNDLRALTLQLLSKNHDDVVADNKDLVNRVLNGYTSAPDSLLKYEPENIEATPTYPAEVEDYDYEDIPENNSLSLQDNEIDLIEKALQKHSGKRKEAAEELGISERTLYRKIKQYGL is encoded by the coding sequence ATGGCAGAATCACTACAAGCAATCAAGCAGCGATTTGGCATCATAGGAAATAACCCTAATCTAAACATGGCGATTGAGCGTGCTATGCAAGTCGCAAACACTGATATTTCTGTGCTCATCACGGGAGAAAGTGGAGTGGGAAAAGAGTTTTTTCCTAAAATAATTCATGCCTTAAGTCTAAGAAAACATAATACATACATTGCCGTAAACTGCGGAGCAATACCCGAGGGAACAATTGATTCTGAGCTGTTTGGGCACGAGAAAGGAGCTTTCACAGGGGCTACACAAACTAGAAAAGGCTATTTTGAGGAAGCCGATGGCGGAACTATTTTCCTTGATGAGGTAGGGGAATTACCGTTGCACACGCAGGTGAGATTGTTGCGTGTTCTGGAAACGGGAGAATTTATGAAAGTAGGTTCTTCCAATGTTCAAAAAACCAATGTGCGTATCGTGGCAGCAACCAATGTGAATGTGCTAGATGCAGTGCAAAAAGGGAAGTTTAGAGAAGATTTATATTATCGTTTAAACACGGTGGAAATCAAAGTTCCAGCCCTGCGTGAGCGTCCAGAAGATATTCCGTTGTTGTTCAGAAAATTTGCCATTGATTTTGCCGAAAAATACCGTCGTCCTGTTGTGAAACTTACGCCACAAGCCGAGATCACTTTGTCGCACTACGCTTGGCCAGGGAATGTGCGCCAACTTCGAAACTTTGCCGAGGAAGTTTCTGTGGTAGAAACGCGCGAAGAAGTGGGGGCAGAAGAGATCAACAAATTTTTACCGACTAATAGCATTGTGCCTGTTAAATCTGGATTTGGTGAGGGCGAAAACGATTTTTCAAACGAGAGAGAGCTATTGTACAAATTCCTTTTTGATATGAAAAAGGATTTAAACGATTTGCGAGCACTCACCTTGCAATTATTGTCCAAAAATCACGATGATGTGGTGGCAGATAACAAAGATTTAGTCAATCGAGTGCTCAATGGCTACACCTCTGCCCCCGATTCCTTATTGAAATACGAGCCAGAAAATATCGAAGCTACGCCTACTTACCCTGCAGAAGTGGAGGATTATGATTATGAGGATATTCCAGAAAATAATTCCTTATCTTTGCAGGACAACGAAATAGATTTAATCGAAAAAGCCTTGCAAAAACACAGCGGAAAACGAAAAGAAGCCGCCGAGGAATTAGGCATTTCAGAAAGAACTTTATACCGAAAAATTAAGCAATATGGCTTATAA
- a CDS encoding LptE family protein has translation MAYKKIIFSLLGLMLLLSLNGCYTFTGSSLDPRIHTANIRKFPNYAPLQNPNLSQEFTNALQLRFEQRTKLTLVNTEDANIIIDGEITDYTVTPTSVVSGDRAAQNRLTITVKVRYENKIQEEKSFSRTFSDYGDFEANQSLVQVQDELTEKIIKRLIDQIFNAIVADW, from the coding sequence ATGGCTTATAAGAAAATAATTTTTAGCCTTTTGGGCTTAATGTTGCTTTTAAGTTTAAATGGTTGTTACACCTTTACGGGCTCGTCGCTAGATCCGAGAATCCACACGGCAAATATTCGTAAATTCCCAAACTACGCACCATTGCAGAATCCTAATTTAAGCCAAGAATTTACCAATGCGCTTCAATTAAGATTTGAACAAAGAACCAAATTAACTTTGGTAAACACCGAGGATGCCAATATTATCATCGATGGGGAAATCACGGATTACACCGTAACGCCTACCTCCGTAGTGAGTGGCGACCGTGCGGCGCAAAACCGTTTAACAATCACGGTAAAAGTGAGATACGAGAACAAAATTCAGGAAGAAAAAAGCTTTTCTCGCACATTTTCTGATTATGGAGATTTCGAGGCAAATCAATCCTTGGTACAAGTGCAAGATGAGCTGACCGAGAAAATTATAAAACGACTAATCGACCAAATATTTAATGCAATTGTAGCCGACTGGTAA
- the secG gene encoding preprotein translocase subunit SecG has translation MATFIFLMIVIMIVCVLLVMVVLSQNPKGGGLSSTFGGGGSQMFGVQRTNDFLDKSTWTLAILIAVLVILANFMAPRSTDVVSPDIPVKEMPALPQTTDTSVTPNAPAE, from the coding sequence ATGGCAACATTTATATTTTTAATGATCGTTATCATGATTGTCTGTGTGTTACTAGTAATGGTAGTATTGTCTCAAAACCCAAAAGGAGGGGGGCTTTCTTCCACTTTTGGAGGGGGCGGAAGTCAAATGTTTGGGGTACAACGTACCAATGACTTCTTAGACAAATCAACATGGACTTTGGCTATCTTGATAGCTGTTTTGGTAATTCTTGCAAACTTCATGGCTCCAAGAAGTACCGATGTTGTTTCTCCTGATATTCCAGTAAAGGAAATGCCAGCGTTACCGCAGACTACAGATACTTCTGTAACGCCAAACGCTCCAGCTGAGTAA
- a CDS encoding reprolysin-like metallopeptidase, whose amino-acid sequence MKNRFLYIFILFPLVAFAQQYWQASTPKNHEIQKAYHLDLMALQKNIQQKAEVQIPTKNGDFTKYKLVENSNFSPELAKKYPHIKSYIGYANGSQLRLSISPQKIDALVIHDKGGITTLAKNKNSYSTYAVNHNKLNFDFNCLTPEATNVLPPAISELPLKTDGKRRVYRTAIAVTGEYTQYHGGTKEKALAAINTSLTHVNAVLEKELSVHLELIPDEDKIIFTEAKTDPFSEAKTGVKNGTWGRELQEVLDKKIGNENYDLGHLLGASFGGGLSIDIGTVCVNGKKGSAFTAPYDAKPEGLNFDVDFLTHEIGHQLGATHIFSKKELPREESYVEPGSGSTIMGYAGIVNEDGGKFNVQSRSDNYFNQVSIFQMSYVLGKKNCGKITDSPTQPPVADAGEDYTIPAKTPFVLKGEAEGSNKEDYTYTWEQLNSSQSLNYTNADANSKTDPLFRSVKPSKEKERMFPSWNLIKKQMLTDAPFESLSNVARSLKFGFVVRDGRDYGQVATDHMTVNVQASDTGFSVVKPKAYETVAKGGELKVEWNIAKTNIAPINVSKVNIYLVTDQAGKMQKTLVKENASNDGEETVQLPTDFEAKQAYILIESVGNIFFAVSQPFSVGYKAYNVCKNYYPNEKLPLAIADGATASNLNFQEYTKITFPVSEEGLISYVKLKLGIEHQRMRDLQAYLISPSGEMAEIFTKPCSENDNANYINAEISDKASVMKCTESVQDFKPQVPFATFNGVSQKGEWKLLVGDGIKPYQGKITTANLNLCAVVFSSLLPERASNKHVELYPSPAHRNVNVKISNLTKPGVKFKIYNLVGQLIKQDEDYTQTGNFIKKINIIGIPPGVYILQAEGNDFLESIKFIIE is encoded by the coding sequence ATGAAAAACCGATTTCTATATATTTTTATCCTTTTCCCGTTGGTTGCCTTTGCACAGCAATATTGGCAAGCCTCTACGCCTAAAAATCACGAAATTCAAAAAGCTTATCATTTGGATTTGATGGCTTTGCAAAAAAATATTCAGCAAAAAGCCGAAGTGCAAATTCCGACTAAAAACGGAGATTTTACAAAATATAAATTGGTGGAAAATAGCAACTTTTCTCCTGAGTTAGCAAAAAAATATCCTCATATTAAATCGTACATTGGGTATGCAAATGGTTCGCAACTGCGATTGAGTATAAGCCCTCAGAAAATTGATGCTTTGGTAATTCATGATAAAGGAGGGATTACAACTTTGGCGAAGAATAAAAATTCGTACAGTACCTATGCTGTAAATCATAATAAATTAAATTTTGATTTCAATTGCTTAACGCCTGAGGCTACAAATGTATTGCCTCCAGCGATAAGCGAATTGCCACTAAAGACAGATGGCAAAAGGCGAGTTTACCGCACGGCAATTGCCGTAACGGGAGAGTACACGCAATATCACGGCGGAACCAAAGAAAAAGCTTTGGCAGCGATCAATACCTCGCTCACGCATGTGAATGCTGTGCTAGAAAAAGAACTTTCGGTGCATTTGGAGTTAATTCCAGATGAGGATAAAATCATTTTTACAGAGGCGAAAACAGATCCTTTTTCAGAGGCGAAAACTGGTGTTAAAAATGGTACTTGGGGAAGAGAATTGCAAGAGGTTTTAGACAAGAAGATAGGAAACGAAAATTATGATTTAGGGCATTTATTAGGAGCTTCTTTTGGCGGAGGCTTGTCGATAGATATAGGAACTGTCTGCGTAAATGGTAAAAAAGGAAGTGCCTTTACTGCTCCGTATGATGCCAAGCCAGAGGGACTCAATTTTGATGTAGATTTCTTAACGCATGAAATAGGACACCAGCTGGGAGCTACGCATATTTTCTCAAAGAAAGAGCTACCACGGGAGGAATCTTATGTAGAGCCAGGTTCTGGATCTACCATCATGGGCTATGCAGGAATTGTAAACGAAGATGGCGGAAAATTCAATGTGCAGAGTCGTAGTGATAATTATTTTAATCAAGTCAGTATTTTTCAAATGAGTTATGTGCTTGGTAAGAAAAATTGTGGAAAAATCACGGATTCTCCTACTCAGCCTCCAGTGGCAGATGCAGGCGAAGATTATACAATTCCAGCTAAAACTCCATTTGTGTTAAAAGGTGAAGCAGAGGGCTCAAACAAAGAGGATTATACTTATACTTGGGAGCAATTGAATAGCTCTCAGAGCTTAAATTATACAAATGCAGATGCCAATAGCAAGACCGATCCGCTTTTTAGAAGTGTGAAACCGTCTAAAGAAAAAGAAAGAATGTTTCCGTCGTGGAATTTAATTAAAAAACAAATGTTGACCGATGCCCCTTTTGAATCTTTATCAAATGTAGCCAGATCGTTGAAGTTTGGTTTCGTAGTGAGAGACGGCAGAGATTATGGGCAAGTAGCCACCGACCACATGACGGTGAATGTTCAAGCAAGTGACACGGGATTCTCTGTTGTGAAACCAAAAGCATACGAAACTGTGGCTAAAGGAGGTGAGCTCAAGGTAGAGTGGAATATTGCCAAAACCAACATAGCTCCTATCAATGTTTCTAAAGTAAATATTTACTTGGTAACAGACCAAGCAGGAAAAATGCAGAAAACCCTGGTGAAAGAAAATGCGAGCAACGATGGAGAGGAAACCGTTCAATTACCAACGGATTTTGAAGCGAAACAAGCTTATATTTTAATCGAATCTGTCGGGAATATTTTCTTTGCAGTAAGTCAGCCGTTTTCGGTGGGGTATAAAGCCTATAATGTTTGCAAAAACTATTATCCCAATGAAAAATTGCCTCTGGCTATTGCAGATGGAGCCACTGCCTCTAATCTAAACTTTCAAGAATATACCAAAATTACATTTCCTGTTTCAGAAGAAGGGCTAATCAGTTATGTTAAATTAAAACTAGGAATTGAGCATCAGAGAATGAGAGATTTACAAGCATATTTAATCTCACCTTCGGGCGAAATGGCAGAAATTTTCACCAAACCTTGTAGCGAGAACGATAATGCAAATTATATAAATGCAGAAATATCAGACAAAGCTTCCGTCATGAAATGCACCGAGAGCGTTCAAGATTTCAAACCACAAGTGCCATTTGCTACATTCAACGGAGTTTCCCAGAAAGGAGAATGGAAATTGCTGGTAGGAGACGGAATTAAACCATATCAGGGCAAAATCACAACTGCAAATTTAAATTTATGTGCGGTGGTATTTAGTTCTCTGTTGCCAGAAAGAGCGTCTAATAAACATGTGGAGTTGTATCCAAGTCCAGCACATAGAAATGTAAATGTGAAAATTTCTAACTTAACCAAGCCAGGAGTGAAATTCAAAATATATAATCTTGTGGGGCAATTAATCAAGCAAGACGAAGATTATACTCAAACAGGAAACTTTATTAAGAAAATCAACATTATAGGAATCCCGCCAGGGGTTTATATCTTGCAAGCCGAAGGAAACGACTTTTTAGAGTCGATAAAATTCATTATTGAATAG
- a CDS encoding co-chaperone GroES, with amino-acid sequence MSNLNIKPLADRVVIEPAPAETKTASGIIIPDSAKEKPQEGVVVAVGTGKKDEPLTVKVGDKVLYGKYAGTELKLEGKDYLIMREADILAIV; translated from the coding sequence ATGAGTAATTTAAACATTAAACCCTTAGCAGATCGCGTGGTGATTGAGCCCGCTCCAGCAGAAACCAAAACCGCTTCTGGAATCATTATCCCAGATTCAGCCAAAGAAAAACCACAAGAAGGTGTGGTAGTAGCGGTAGGAACTGGAAAAAAAGACGAGCCACTTACTGTAAAAGTAGGGGATAAAGTACTTTACGGAAAATACGCAGGTACTGAGCTTAAATTAGAAGGAAAAGATTATTTAATTATGAGAGAAGCCGATATTTTGGCAATCGTTTAA
- the groL gene encoding chaperonin GroEL (60 kDa chaperone family; promotes refolding of misfolded polypeptides especially under stressful conditions; forms two stacked rings of heptamers to form a barrel-shaped 14mer; ends can be capped by GroES; misfolded proteins enter the barrel where they are refolded when GroES binds), translating into MAKDIKFNIESRDKLKKGVDTLADAVKVTLGPKGRNVVLAKPFGAPHVTKDGVSVAKEIELEDPVENMGAQMVKEVASKTNDLAGDGTTTATVLAQAIVREGLKNVAAGANPMDLKRGIDKAVERIVEDLKSQSTEVGDNQDKIKQVASISANNDDAIGSLIAEAFGKVGKEGVITVEEAKGTDTYVDVVEGMQFDRGYQSPYFVTDSEKMIAELDNPYILLMDKKISNMKDLLPVLEPVAQQGKSLLIISEEVEGEALATLVVNKLRGSLKIAAVKAPGFGDRRKAMLEDIAILTGGTVISEERGYTLENATIDMLGSAEKVTIDKDNTTIVNGAGNEEQIKARVNQIKAQIETTTSDYDREKLQERLAKLAGGVAVLYVGAASEVEMKEKKDRVDDALHATRAAVEEGIVAGGGVALVRSVSALDNLQADNQDEETGVKIVKRAIEEPLRQIVANAGGEGSVVVAKIKEGDKNFGYNAKTDEYVNMLDAGIIDPTKVTRVALENAASVAGMLVTTEAVVYDIPKENEGGMPAGMPGMGGMGGMM; encoded by the coding sequence ATGGCAAAAGATATTAAATTCAATATAGAATCAAGAGATAAATTAAAAAAAGGTGTAGATACACTAGCCGATGCAGTAAAAGTTACGCTCGGACCAAAAGGTAGAAATGTAGTGTTGGCTAAACCATTCGGTGCACCACATGTTACCAAAGATGGTGTATCTGTAGCTAAAGAAATCGAGCTTGAAGATCCAGTAGAAAACATGGGAGCTCAAATGGTGAAAGAAGTTGCCTCTAAAACTAACGATTTAGCAGGAGACGGTACTACCACTGCAACCGTTTTGGCACAAGCAATCGTTCGCGAAGGTTTGAAAAATGTCGCTGCAGGAGCCAATCCAATGGATCTTAAAAGAGGTATCGATAAAGCAGTTGAAAGAATTGTAGAAGACCTTAAATCTCAATCTACAGAAGTAGGTGATAATCAAGATAAAATTAAACAAGTAGCTTCTATTTCAGCTAATAATGATGATGCAATCGGTTCTTTGATTGCAGAAGCATTTGGAAAAGTAGGAAAAGAAGGTGTAATCACTGTAGAAGAAGCCAAAGGTACAGATACTTATGTAGATGTAGTAGAGGGTATGCAGTTTGATAGAGGTTACCAGTCTCCTTACTTCGTAACTGATTCAGAAAAAATGATTGCAGAGCTAGACAATCCATACATTTTGTTGATGGATAAGAAAATCTCTAATATGAAGGATTTATTACCAGTATTGGAGCCAGTAGCACAACAAGGTAAATCTTTGTTAATTATCTCTGAAGAAGTAGAAGGAGAAGCACTTGCTACTTTAGTAGTAAACAAATTAAGAGGTTCTTTGAAAATTGCTGCTGTAAAAGCACCAGGTTTTGGTGATAGAAGAAAAGCAATGTTGGAAGACATAGCAATCCTTACAGGCGGTACCGTAATCTCAGAAGAAAGAGGATATACTTTAGAAAACGCAACCATTGATATGCTTGGTTCTGCAGAGAAAGTTACGATTGACAAAGACAACACTACCATCGTAAACGGTGCTGGAAACGAAGAGCAAATCAAAGCGAGAGTAAACCAAATCAAAGCTCAAATCGAGACTACTACTTCTGATTATGATAGAGAAAAACTTCAAGAGCGTTTGGCTAAGTTAGCTGGCGGTGTAGCAGTACTTTATGTAGGTGCAGCTTCTGAAGTAGAGATGAAAGAGAAAAAAGACCGTGTAGACGATGCATTGCATGCAACTCGCGCAGCAGTAGAAGAAGGAATCGTTGCAGGTGGTGGGGTAGCTTTAGTTCGCTCAGTGAGTGCTTTAGATAACCTACAAGCCGATAACCAAGACGAAGAAACTGGAGTGAAAATCGTGAAAAGAGCGATTGAAGAGCCATTACGCCAAATCGTTGCTAACGCAGGTGGCGAAGGTTCTGTAGTGGTGGCAAAAATCAAAGAAGGAGACAAAAACTTTGGTTACAATGCCAAAACAGACGAATATGTAAACATGCTAGATGCGGGAATCATAGATCCTACTAAGGTTACTCGTGTTGCCCTTGAAAACGCAGCTTCTGTTGCAGGAATGTTAGTAACTACCGAAGCTGTAGTATATGATATTCCAAAAGAAAACGAAGGCGGTATGCCAGCAGGAATGCCAGGCATGGGCGGAATGGGCGGTATGATGTAA
- a CDS encoding beta-ketoacyl synthase N-terminal-like domain-containing protein: MNSKIIVTQYAQASCLNDLSEPKSGLAKHLIGKETAWGGKLTPKMEEKLQQLLAQNPNYQKLDRTVHLALLCARAFNFNPEDQNLKIGVNIGSSRGATHKLESEFEAFFNQENIDILTSPTTSLGNISSWVGQDLGLHGIQFSHSMTCSTSLLSVANAVAWLRANMTDKMLAGGAEAPLTPFTIAQSKALRIYSREKEIPCLAGDLNKSQNTMVLGEGAGLLLLEKETEQNKNQKIVEIAGIGYTSEPLASATSISAQATHFQASMREAIRDLDEPVDVVITHTPGTRKGDQAEYEAVKAVFGKELPLITNNKWKIGHTFGAAGVLSLIYGIEMIKNQDFYALPWDTNNAKKRPIKNVLINAAGFGGNAVSVLIKR; encoded by the coding sequence ATGAATTCTAAAATCATTGTCACACAATATGCACAAGCGAGTTGCTTAAACGATTTAAGCGAACCTAAAAGTGGCTTGGCAAAGCACCTAATAGGCAAAGAAACCGCTTGGGGCGGAAAATTAACGCCCAAAATGGAAGAAAAACTCCAACAACTTTTAGCCCAAAATCCAAATTACCAAAAATTGGACAGAACGGTGCATTTGGCACTTTTGTGCGCAAGGGCTTTTAACTTTAATCCAGAAGACCAAAATTTAAAAATTGGAGTAAACATCGGCTCTAGCCGAGGGGCTACGCATAAATTAGAATCCGAATTTGAGGCATTTTTCAACCAAGAAAACATCGATATTCTCACTTCTCCTACGACTAGTTTGGGCAACATCTCGAGCTGGGTGGGGCAAGATTTGGGCTTACATGGCATTCAATTTAGCCACTCGATGACTTGTAGCACCTCCCTGCTGAGTGTGGCAAATGCGGTGGCTTGGCTACGCGCCAACATGACCGACAAAATGCTGGCGGGCGGTGCCGAGGCTCCGCTCACACCTTTTACCATTGCACAATCCAAGGCATTGCGAATTTATTCCCGAGAAAAAGAAATTCCTTGCTTGGCAGGAGATTTAAACAAATCTCAAAATACGATGGTTTTGGGCGAAGGGGCTGGGCTTTTGCTATTGGAAAAAGAAACCGAACAAAATAAAAATCAAAAAATCGTTGAAATTGCAGGAATTGGTTATACCTCTGAGCCATTGGCAAGTGCGACGAGTATCAGTGCGCAGGCTACGCATTTTCAAGCATCGATGCGAGAGGCTATTCGTGATTTAGACGAGCCCGTGGATGTGGTAATTACGCACACGCCTGGCACACGCAAAGGCGACCAAGCTGAATACGAAGCTGTGAAAGCGGTTTTTGGAAAAGAATTACCGCTCATCACTAACAATAAATGGAAAATCGGACACACTTTTGGCGCAGCGGGTGTATTAAGTTTGATTTATGGGATAGAAATGATTAAAAATCAAGATTTTTATGCTTTACCTTGGGATACAAACAACGCCAAAAAACGCCCAATTAAAAATGTATTAATCAACGCGGCGGGCTTTGGAGGAAACGCTGTGAGCGTTTTGATTAAAAGGTGA
- the bioA gene encoding adenosylmethionine--8-amino-7-oxononanoate transaminase, which produces MKKNLSELQQKNLAYNWHPYIQHKGMDAPIVITKGKDALLWDENGNEYIDAIGSWWCNPHGHANPAIAKAISDQIQTLEHVLFGGFTHPLAIELSEKLLSILPHNQAKVFYSDNGSTAVEVAVKMALQYHINQGVKKDCIISLEDAFHGDTFAAMAASGIGLYTESFKGLLLKNHRIPVPTPENITQVEEQLLNIIKNHKPAAFIFEPILQGAAGMRVYKPELLERLMQICKEHDVLCIADEVMTGFGRTGRLFACDYLEEFPDIMCISKALTGGFIPLAATTATQKVYDAFWADEVNKALFHGHTFMANPAGCAAALASINLSISPETEKNIERIYQRNLNFALELKETKGVKDIEVLGVMLRFALDQPDNDYYGELRNKIYAFFMKNRLISRPVGNVLYILPPYCITNEQLDQTYEILRKTIKKFAPKK; this is translated from the coding sequence ATGAAAAAGAATTTAAGCGAACTACAGCAAAAAAATCTTGCCTACAACTGGCACCCGTATATTCAGCACAAGGGCATGGACGCCCCTATCGTTATTACCAAAGGAAAAGATGCCCTTTTGTGGGACGAAAACGGCAACGAATACATCGACGCCATCGGCTCATGGTGGTGCAACCCGCATGGTCATGCAAATCCTGCCATTGCTAAAGCTATTTCAGACCAAATTCAGACTTTGGAACATGTGCTTTTTGGCGGATTCACGCATCCTTTAGCCATAGAACTTTCAGAAAAATTACTTTCGATTTTACCGCATAACCAAGCCAAAGTTTTCTATTCAGACAACGGATCTACCGCGGTGGAAGTGGCTGTGAAAATGGCTTTGCAATACCACATTAACCAAGGCGTGAAAAAAGATTGTATCATTTCTCTTGAAGATGCCTTTCATGGCGATACTTTCGCAGCCATGGCAGCTTCGGGCATTGGGCTCTACACCGAATCTTTCAAAGGTTTATTACTTAAAAATCACCGAATTCCAGTCCCTACGCCAGAAAACATTACGCAAGTCGAAGAGCAACTTTTAAATATTATTAAAAATCACAAACCTGCGGCTTTTATCTTTGAGCCGATTTTGCAAGGTGCTGCGGGTATGCGCGTTTACAAACCCGAATTGCTCGAACGATTGATGCAAATTTGCAAGGAGCACGATGTGCTTTGCATTGCCGATGAGGTGATGACGGGATTCGGGCGCACGGGAAGATTATTTGCCTGTGATTATTTAGAAGAGTTTCCTGATATTATGTGTATCTCCAAGGCTTTGACGGGTGGATTTATTCCACTAGCGGCAACCACTGCCACACAAAAAGTATATGATGCTTTTTGGGCAGACGAAGTGAACAAAGCACTTTTCCACGGGCATACTTTTATGGCAAATCCTGCTGGGTGCGCGGCGGCATTGGCAAGCATTAATCTAAGCATAAGCCCCGAAACCGAGAAAAACATTGAACGAATTTATCAACGAAATCTGAATTTTGCGCTCGAATTAAAAGAAACCAAAGGCGTAAAAGACATCGAAGTGCTGGGCGTGATGTTGCGTTTTGCGCTCGACCAGCCAGACAATGATTATTATGGAGAATTGAGAAATAAGATTTATGCCTTTTTTATGAAAAATCGTTTAATTTCTCGTCCCGTAGGCAATGTTTTATACATTCTCCCACCCTACTGCATTACCAATGAGCAATTAGACCAAACTTACGAAATCTTACGAAAAACAATTAAAAAATTCGCACCTAAAAAATAA